In a genomic window of Erigeron canadensis isolate Cc75 chromosome 5, C_canadensis_v1, whole genome shotgun sequence:
- the LOC122600501 gene encoding hydroxymethylglutaryl-CoA lyase, mitochondrial-like, with the protein MSSLEEPIGWLDNLPSLSNIDHTSRRFSSKRCSTSGDDNNIINNNGLGFCWIEGITRGSSNSYKEDYSKENRRETFIWRNHKREIIHNDNRCQVANVRNTLYSNDTGPKDITHTIFRGMPSYVKIVEVGPRDGLQNEKNTVPTSVKIELIHRLVSCGLSVVEATSFVSPKWVPQLADAKDVMKAVKDLEGAILPVLTPNLKGFEAAYAAGAKEIAVFASASESFSKANINCTVEESLVRYRDVVNAATKLSIPVRGYVSCVIGCPVEGAINPLKVAYVAKQLHEMGCREISLGDTIGIGTPGTVIPMLQAVMEVVPVEKLAVHFHDTYGQSLPNILVSLQMGISIVDSSVAGLGGCPYAKGASGNVATEDVVYMLNGLGIKTNVDMTKLLQTGEFICKYLGRTSGSKVAVASKT; encoded by the exons ATGTCGAGTTTGGAGGAGCCAATTGGTTGGTTGGACAACTTACCCAGCCTTAGCAATATTGATCATACTTCCAGAAGGTTTTCCTCTAAACGTTGTAGCACTAGTGGAGACgacaataatattattaataataatggaTTGGGATTTTGCTGGATTGAAGGAATTACCCGAGGATCCTCCAATAGCTATAA GGAAGATTATAGTAAAGAAAACCGGCGAGAAACTTTCATTTGGAGAAACCATAAAAGAGAGATCATACACAATGATAATCGGTGTCAAGTAGCAAACGTTAGGAACACGTTGTATAGCAATGATACGGGCCCAAAGGACATAACTCATACG ATTTTTAGAGGTATGCCAAGTTATGTGAAGATAGTGGAAGTTGGTCCGAGGGACGGGTTACAAAATGAGAAGAATACCGTACCTACCTCTGTTAAGATAGAATTGATTCATAGGCTTGTTTCTTGTGGATTATCTGTTGTTGAGGCCACAAGTTTTGTTTCTCCTAAATGGGTACCTCAG CTGGCTGATGCTAAGGATGTTATGAAAGCGGTTAAAGACTTGGAAGGTGCAATATTACCAGTGTTGACACCGAATTTGAAG GGTTTTGAAGCTGCATATGCTGCTGGAGCAAAGGAAATAGCCGTTTTTGCTTCAGCTTCCGAGTCTTTCTCAAAGGCAAACATTAACTGTACTGTTGAAGAAAGTCTTGTTCGTTACCGTGATGTTGTTAATGCTGCAACAAAGCTCTCTATTCCTGTTCGTGG GTATGTATCATGTGTGATTGGTTGTCCAGTTGAAGGGGCAATTAATCCATTGAAAGTTGCATATGTTGCGAAACAACTTCACGAAATGGGTTGCAGGGAAATCTCACTTGGTGATACAATAGGGATTGGTACACCAG GGACTGTAATTCCTATGCTTCAAGCAGTCATGGAAGTTGTGCCTGTTGAAAAGCTTGCGGTTCACTTTCACGATACTTATGGCCAATCTCTTCCAAACATTTTAGTATCCCTCCAA ATGGGAATAAGCATTGTGGATTCTTCTGTAGCGGGACTAGGAGGGTGTCCATATGCTAAGGGAGCTTCTGGCAATGTCGCCACTGAAGATGTAGTGTACATGCTTAACGGGCTTGGTATCAAAACAAATGTTGATATGACAAAGCTCTTGCAAACGGGTGAGTTCATTTGTAAATATTTGGGCCGCACATCTGGCTCAAAGGTTGCTGTTGCCTCCAAAACATAA